From Flavobacterium lipolyticum, one genomic window encodes:
- a CDS encoding T9SS type A sorting domain-containing protein encodes MKENQRTFSILFITAVLFVTNGYSQQNVVVAGGNATGSGGSSSYSVGQIAYVSLTGDNGSVLQGVQQPYEVITLGNDEFKGIDLVMTAYPNPAVDVLTLVITKEEWNDLSCRLFDTTGKIVSENLKITGSETSVPMQQLNHGIYFLAVSKEGKTIKTFKIIKK; translated from the coding sequence ATGAAAGAAAATCAACGCACTTTTTCAATTTTATTTATTACCGCTGTTTTATTTGTAACCAATGGTTATTCTCAACAAAATGTAGTAGTTGCAGGAGGAAATGCAACCGGAAGCGGGGGCAGTTCTAGTTATTCGGTTGGACAGATCGCTTATGTGAGTTTGACCGGTGATAATGGTTCCGTTTTGCAAGGTGTTCAACAGCCTTATGAGGTAATTACTTTGGGTAATGATGAATTTAAAGGTATTGACCTTGTCATGACTGCTTATCCAAACCCTGCTGTTGATGTGCTTACTTTAGTCATTACCAAAGAAGAATGGAATGATTTGTCTTGCAGGCTTTTTGATACGACAGGAAAAATCGTATCCGAAAATTTAAAAATTACAGGCTCCGAAACAAGTGTACCCATGCAGCAATTAAACCATGGGATTTATTTTCTGGCAGTAAGTAAAGAAGGCAAGACGATAAAAACTTTTAAAATCATCAAAAAATAA